Proteins from one Burkholderia sp. genomic window:
- a CDS encoding winged helix-turn-helix domain-containing protein — protein sequence MFDICKRHTHEGLAGLLDKLRVARAANPSRALSEQQEVEIRMLLHDQMPDQLKISFALWKRHAMGEWIRKRCALTLTLQGVGLYLVRWDFTPQKPMKRAYEQRLEAVQVCLNETYPEIVLQPKADSEEIQWDDETGLRSEMMALLHKASVRTQWHRRA from the coding sequence GTGTTCGATATTTGCAAGCGCCACACCCACGAAGGTTTGGCTGGATTGCTGGACAAGCTGAGAGTGGCAAGAGCGGCGAACCCAAGCCGAGCCCTGAGTGAGCAGCAGGAGGTGGAAATTCGCATGCTGTTGCACGACCAGATGCCGGACCAGCTGAAGATATCGTTCGCGTTGTGGAAGCGACATGCTATGGGGGAGTGGATCCGGAAGCGATGTGCTTTGACGCTGACATTGCAAGGTGTTGGCTTGTATCTGGTGCGCTGGGACTTCACCCCACAAAAGCCGATGAAGCGGGCCTACGAGCAGCGACTGGAAGCGGTGCAGGTATGCCTGAACGAGACTTACCCGGAGATTGTGCTTCAGCCCAAAGCCGACAGTGAGGAAATTCAGTGGGACGACGAAACGGGGCTGCGTTCGGAGATGATGGCGTTATTGCATAAAGCGAGCGTGAGGACGCAATGGCATCGAAGGGCATAA
- the rpsU gene encoding 30S ribosomal protein S21: MTTILLKENEPFEVAIRRFRRAIEKNGLIAELRERQSYEKPTSVRKRKKAAAMKRLHKRLRSQMLPKKLH; encoded by the coding sequence ATGACGACAATTCTTCTGAAAGAAAACGAGCCGTTTGAAGTCGCGATCCGTCGCTTCCGTAGAGCGATCGAAAAGAACGGCCTGATCGCTGAGCTGCGTGAGCGCCAGTCGTACGAGAAACCGACTTCCGTGCGCAAGCGCAAGAAGGCCGCGGCCATGAAGCGCCTGCATAAACGTCTGCGCAGTCAGATGCTGCCGAAGAAGCTCCACTAA
- a CDS encoding mechanosensitive ion channel domain-containing protein, with translation MMSIDQLVAIADAPLHSWLGTLFVAALLLATMTGIHWLGARILIPLARPYPFMSMIVRYIDRPGLVVLAFLALEFLSLQVADELSHAVGLRTLAAVGLIIALTWLLMRLAAAVGEAIIQANPVNRPNNLEARRIHTQARVLARSAMVVVVIIGTGTALMAFPNVRQIGASLLASAGVAGLVAGIAARPVLGNLIAGLQIGISQPLRLDDVVVIQGEWGRIEEITGTYVSVRLWDQRRLVVPLQWFIENPFQNWTRNSAEIIGTVFLFVDYRTPLEPLRKELSRIVSAAPEWDGRVQVLQVTSATERSIQLRALVSAPDSSLAWDLRCRVREGLIAFLHANYPDSLPRGRIEQLLATPDRGSEPVLPSWMLHPPAPNTAANTAADPTTDEDLPPEPVH, from the coding sequence ATGATGAGCATCGATCAACTCGTGGCTATCGCTGATGCGCCGCTCCACTCCTGGCTCGGCACGCTGTTCGTTGCCGCGCTCCTGTTGGCGACGATGACCGGCATCCACTGGCTCGGTGCGCGGATCCTGATCCCGCTGGCGCGCCCCTATCCCTTTATGAGCATGATCGTTCGCTATATCGATCGGCCCGGGCTCGTGGTGTTAGCCTTTCTCGCGCTCGAATTCCTGTCTTTGCAGGTGGCCGATGAACTGAGCCACGCGGTCGGCCTGCGCACGCTCGCGGCGGTCGGCCTGATCATCGCGCTGACCTGGCTGTTGATGCGCCTGGCAGCGGCAGTCGGCGAAGCGATCATACAGGCCAACCCGGTCAATCGACCCAACAATCTGGAGGCGCGCCGCATACACACCCAGGCACGCGTGCTGGCGCGCTCGGCGATGGTGGTGGTGGTGATTATCGGCACTGGCACTGCGCTGATGGCCTTCCCAAACGTCCGCCAGATTGGCGCGAGCCTACTGGCTTCGGCCGGCGTGGCTGGGCTGGTGGCGGGTATCGCTGCGCGACCGGTGCTCGGCAACTTGATCGCCGGCCTGCAGATCGGCATCTCGCAGCCGCTCCGGCTCGACGACGTGGTGGTGATCCAGGGTGAGTGGGGCCGGATTGAGGAAATCACTGGCACCTATGTTTCCGTGCGGCTCTGGGACCAGCGTCGGCTAGTGGTGCCGCTGCAATGGTTCATCGAGAACCCGTTCCAAAATTGGACGCGCAATAGTGCCGAGATCATCGGCACTGTGTTCCTGTTCGTCGACTACCGCACGCCGCTGGAGCCGCTACGCAAGGAGCTGTCGCGCATCGTTAGCGCCGCGCCAGAATGGGACGGTCGGGTCCAGGTGCTGCAGGTAACCAGCGCTACCGAGCGTTCGATTCAATTGCGCGCACTGGTCAGTGCACCCGATTCCTCGCTGGCCTGGGATTTGCGCTGCCGCGTGCGCGAGGGGCTGATCGCCTTCCTACATGCCAACTACCCCGACAGCCTGCCGCGTGGCCGGATCGAGCAGCTGCTGGCTACGCCGGACCGGGGGAGCGAGCCGGTTCTGCCTTCGTGGATGCTCCACCCACCGGCTCCCAACACGGCTGCCAACACGGCTGCCGATCCGACCACCGACGAGGATCTCCCGCCTGAGCCGGTGCACTGA
- a CDS encoding TatD family hydrolase: protein MFVDSHCHINFDGLAERLPEVLDKMREHQVTHALCVSVDLETLPQVLAIAEQHEHIYASVGVHPDHEKVREPALAELVELAAHPKVVAIGETGLDYYRLDGRARADMEWQRERFRTHIRAAHATAKPLVIHMRASSEDTLRILAEERASVLGGVMHCFTEPWHVAEAALAQDFYISLSGIVTFKKAAEVQGVARRMPIERLLIETDSPYLTPVPYRGQPNEPAYVSYVGRFIAAQRGISDEALAAATTQNFFRLFKIAA from the coding sequence ATGTTCGTCGATTCGCATTGCCACATCAATTTCGACGGGCTCGCCGAGCGCCTGCCCGAGGTGCTCGATAAGATGCGCGAACACCAGGTTACTCATGCGCTGTGCGTCTCGGTCGACCTGGAGACTCTGCCACAGGTGCTCGCGATCGCTGAGCAGCACGAGCATATCTACGCATCGGTGGGCGTGCATCCCGATCACGAGAAAGTGCGGGAACCGGCGCTCGCCGAACTCGTTGAATTGGCGGCGCACCCGAAGGTGGTCGCGATCGGCGAAACCGGCCTCGACTACTATCGGCTCGACGGTCGTGCTCGCGCCGATATGGAATGGCAGCGCGAGCGCTTTCGTACGCATATCCGTGCCGCGCACGCCACCGCCAAGCCCCTGGTCATTCACATGCGCGCCTCCTCGGAGGATACGCTTCGGATCTTAGCCGAGGAGCGTGCCTCGGTGTTGGGCGGCGTGATGCACTGCTTCACCGAGCCCTGGCACGTGGCTGAGGCGGCGTTGGCGCAGGACTTCTATATCTCGTTATCGGGGATCGTCACCTTCAAGAAGGCCGCGGAGGTACAGGGCGTGGCGCGGCGAATGCCGATTGAGCGCTTGCTGATCGAGACGGACTCGCCGTACCTCACACCGGTACCGTATCGTGGCCAGCCGAATGAACCTGCGTACGTCAGTTACGTCGGTCGCTTTATCGCGGCACAGCGCGGCATCAGCGATGAGGCGCTGGCCGCCGCGACCACACAGAACTTTTTCCGGCTGTTCAAGATTGCCGCCTGA
- the tmk gene encoding dTMP kinase: protein MVRGKFITFEGIDGAGKTTHIVWFCKQLRAQVAANGGQVVQTREPGGTALGEALRTVLLEQTMDLETEVLLMFASRREHLVRVIEPALARGDWVISDRFTDATFAYQSGGRGLPFDRLETLARWVQGDFQPDLTILFDVPPEIASERRGAVRAPDKFEAESDAFFLRTRAEYLRRAKEVPYRFLIVDASQSIAQIQRQLQGVLASL from the coding sequence ATGGTGCGCGGTAAGTTTATTACGTTTGAAGGTATTGACGGTGCGGGCAAAACCACTCACATCGTTTGGTTCTGTAAGCAGTTGCGTGCGCAGGTAGCCGCAAACGGCGGCCAGGTAGTGCAAACCCGTGAGCCGGGCGGCACCGCGCTGGGCGAAGCCCTGCGCACGGTGCTGCTGGAGCAGACGATGGACCTGGAGACCGAGGTCCTGCTGATGTTCGCGAGCCGTCGCGAACATTTGGTGCGCGTGATCGAGCCGGCTCTCGCGCGTGGTGACTGGGTGATCTCGGACCGCTTCACCGACGCGACTTTCGCCTACCAAAGCGGTGGACGCGGCCTGCCGTTCGACAGGTTGGAAACGCTGGCGCGCTGGGTGCAGGGTGATTTCCAGCCTGACCTGACGATCCTATTTGATGTGCCGCCCGAGATTGCCAGTGAGCGTCGCGGTGCGGTGCGCGCGCCCGACAAGTTCGAGGCGGAGAGCGACGCTTTCTTCCTGCGCACGCGCGCCGAGTACTTGCGCCGCGCCAAAGAGGTGCCGTATCGTTTCCTGATCGTCGACGCCAGCCAGTCGATCGCCCAGATTCAGCGCCAACTCCAAGGCGTGTTGGCCTCGCTCTGA